The following nucleotide sequence is from Gordonia jinghuaiqii.
TGCACCGTGAGCCCGGAGGTCACCGGTCCGCTGCCTTCGGACGTGGAGGTCGAGAAGCAGGCCCTGACAACGTCTTCGGGGCCTGCGCCGTCGGATGAGGCGGGCCCTCATCCGGCGTCGGACAGCCGGGCGGCCACCCGCGCGACGGTGGCGATGCTGGTCAGCCGTATCGTCATCGCGGCACTCGGCTGGCTGGGCAGCGTCATCATCGCGCGCACGCTCTCGCCCGAGGAGTGGGGCACCTATTCGTTCGTGTTCGCTCTGCTCGGGCTGACCGCGATCTTCACCGACCTCGGTGTCGGCCGGGCGGTGATGGCCCGGCTCATCTCCGACGATGCCGACGACGTGGCCAAGACGTCGTCGTCGTTCATCGCGTTGCGGGTGCTGCTCGGCGCGGTGGGTTACCTCATCGCCGTCGCATACGTGGTCGTCCTGCAGTATCCGGGCGAGGTCATCCGCGCCACCGCGATCGCAGGCCTCGTGGTCGTGTTCGCCACGCCCGGCCAGGCACTCACGGTCATCTTCCAGAGCAGGCACCGGCTGCTGCTGACCGCGATCGCCGAGAGTCTCGGGCAGGTACTGCAACTCGCGTTGACGATCGCCGCCGCGCTCGCCGCACCGGTGTTGCTGGTGTTCGTCCTCGCACCGGTCGCCAACGAGGTCTTCGCGCTGATCGTCAAGGTCGTCGGCATCGCCCGCCGGTCGTCGGGGTTGCGGCCGTCCCGCGTGATCGAGTGGTCGCGGTGGAAACCGATGCTCGGCGACGCCGCGCCGCTCGCCCTCGGCTTCGCGCTCACCATCGCGTTGCAGAAGGTCGACGTCCTGCTGCTGAGTCTCCTCGACACACTCGACGCCGTCGGCATCTACAGCGTCGGTTACAAATTCGCCGACATCATGGACACGCTGATCCTTGCCGCCATCGGCCCGATCAGCACCCTGCTGGTCGCCGCCTGGCCGCATCGGAGCACCGAGCTGCGGCAGCGATGCCGAACCGCCGCCATCCTCTTCGGGACGGGGGGTGCGGTGACGGTCGCGGCCTTCTGGCCCAGCGCCGACCACATCATCGGTCTGCTGTACGGGGACCGTTTCGTCGAAGGTGCCTTCGCCGCACGCTTCCTGGTCCTCGGTGCGGCGATCATGGCGCTCGTGGTGCTCGGCATCTTCCTGCTCGCCTCCACCGGTTTCGCCGCCCGGTACCCGTGGATCGCGGTCAGCGGGCTGGCACTGAACATCGTTCTCAACATCGTCCTGATCCCGCGGTACTCCTACAACGGGGCGGCGGTGGCGACCGTCGTCACCTTCGGGGTCTCCGCGGTGGCCCTGTGGGTGGTGATCGCGCGGACACTGCCGGTCACCGGCCTGCTCCCGGTCGGTGCGCTCGTCGCGCTGACCGTGCTGACCGCGGCGGTGTGCGCGCTCGGGATGTGGGCGGTCGACTCGGTGCCATGGCCCGTGGTCTCCGGCGCTGCCGCACTCGTCGTCGCCGCGCCTGCGCTCCTGCTGTTCCGGACGGCGACCTCGCCGCCCGGCCGACACGCGAAGGTGGTCCGATGACCGATCCCCCACCGGCCGATCCCCCACCGACACAGACGATCGTCTTCGTGGCGCACACCGGGCAGGTGTCCGGGGCGGAGAAGGTTCTGCTCGATCTCGTCGACGTCGCGGCCGGCCGCGGTCACCGCGTGCTCGTCGTCTGCCCCGAGGGCCCGTTGCCCGGCCGACTGCCGCCCGGCGCCGTCCACGTGGCGATCCCGCCGCTGGGCCTGAGCGGTGAACGCGGCTCCCGCCGGCTGCTGGGTGCCGGCCGCCTGCTGATCGACTGGGCGCGTGCCGGTCTCACGCTGCGTCGCCTCACGCGGCGCGAGGACACCTCGACGGTCCTCAACTCGCTGTTCGCCCTGCCCGCGGCCCGGATCGCGCGACCCCGCGGCCGCATCTCGTGGCTGGTCCACGACACCGTGTCCTCGGGGCGGCAGACCGCGGTCATCCGCGCGAGCGCACCCGTCGTCCGGCGGGCGGTGGCGGTGTCGGAGGCGACGGCGGCACCCCTCGCCGAGATGGGCCTGCCGGTCGTCGTCGCCCACAACGGGGTCGACTGGCCGGTGCCCGCGCTCCCGACCGATCTGCATCATCCGCCCGTCGTCGGGATCCTCGCGTTGCTCACGCCGTGGAAAGGTCATGCGGTGTTGCTCGACGCCGTGGCGACCGTCCCCGGCGTCGAAGTCGAGTTCGCCGGCGGCTCGTTTCCCGGCGACGCCGACCACGTTGCCTCGCTGCGGGATCGGGCCCGGCAGCCCGACCTGGCGGGACGCGTGCGGTTCCTCGGCCACACCGACCTGCGCGCGGCGCTGGAGCGCTGGGACGTCGTCGTCTCGGCCAGCGTCACCCCCGAAGCCGGTCCGCTGTCGGTCCTGGAGGCCATGTCCTACGGAAAGCCGGTCGTCGGAACCGATCACGGCGGCACCACCGAGTTCCTGCGCGACGGGGCCGGGGTCCTCGTCGCACCGTCGGACCCGGATGCGTTGGCCTCGGCCATCACCCGCGTCCTCGACGACGCCGACCTGCGACGTTCGCTGGCCGGAGAGGCGCGGAAACGTATCGCAGACGGACACGACAAATCGGTCACATTACCGCGTATGCTCGAGAAGTTGTTGTCCCCATGACGGCACACAGTTCGCGCCCGTGGCGCACATCCCTAGATAGGCTCCCCATGAACCGGTCCCTGACCCGTCGGCGTAAGACCACGCGCTCGGCACTCGCCTGTGCGTGCATCTTGCTCGCCACGCTCGCATCCATCATGTGGGTGCGCAGCGACGCCCATTCGGCACCGCCGACCTGCGAGTTGTCCGGTGGGAACAAGAAGATCGCGGCGTCACCCGGCGCCGGACTCCTCGGCGCCTCCGACGGAGACCTCAACCGTGAGCTGACGGTGGCCAAGAACCTCAACATGTGGGCCGTGCGCCTCGACGTCGACTGGTCTGTGGTGGAACCGCGTCGTGGACAGCGCAACTGGGCACCGATCGACCGCGTGGTCAATGCGATCGTCGCGCACGGCATGTGCCCGGTCGGCCTGGCCACCTACACCCCGCTGTGGGCGGCGCGCATCACCGACTTCCCCCGCAACAGCCATTACCGCCCGGCCGACCCGAACCTGTTCGCGTCGTTCGCCGCCGCCGCCGCGCAGCGGTACGCCGACTCCATCGCGGTGTGGGAGATCTGGAACGAGCCCAACCTGGCCAATTACTGGCTGCCCCGCGCCAACTCCACCGAGTACGGCAGGCTGCTCGACGCGTCGTATGCGGCCATCAAACGCGTGGTCCCCGGCGCCGCGGTGATCTCCGGCGGCCTGGCACCCGGCACCGACAACGGTCGCGACATCGCCCCACTGACGTTCGTGCGCAACCTCTATCAGGGCGGGTACAACCGTTCCTTCGACGCGTTGAGCGTGCACCCCTACACCTACCCCGCGCTGCCCAACGATCCGGCGGCGGCATCGTGGAGCACCGCCGCGCGCATGTGGGACATGCGGGACATCATGGTGGCCGCGGGTGATGCCGACAAGAAGATCTGGATGACCGAGTTCGGAGCACCGACGGGGACCGGGACCAACTCGGTGTCAGAGGCGTTTCAGGCGCAGAGCATCGAGGTCGCCGTCGGCGCCCAGTACGACGCGCCCTGGCTCGGACCGTTGTTCGTGTATTCGCTGCGCGACGCGGGTACCGACCCCAACAACCTGGAACACAACTTCGGGCTCGTGCGCCGCGACTGGTCTCCCAAGCAGGCCTACACGCTGCTGGATTCGCGTTAGGCCCGGGTGTCACGCCGCACGCGGGTCCGCCGATCCGCGTGCGGGCGGGCGCCACGCCACGGTCCGAGCACCGCGGCCGACCAGATCCTTCGTTATGGTGAACGAAAAGTGATCGAACTTCGCGCTCGATCGAGCACGTGCATTATCCGGGGGGGACGTCCGGGGGACATCCGACACCACAGGAGAGATGTGTGAGCTCCAGCCTCGACAGCGCCGGGCGCCGTGACGCGCCGCCCTCGATCGACCTCTTCGGCCACTTCCGGGATCTCGCCCGCGTCGCCGTACCCGCCATCCTCATCGGCGTCCTCGTCGGAGCCGGGGTGTTCGCACTGCGGACCGCCCTGGTCGCCGAGAAGTACTCGGCGACGGTGGTGGCCGAGATCAACCCGGCCGGCAACATCATCCCCGGTGACGCATTCGTCGAGCAGATGCGCGCACCGTTCACCGCGCTGTCCACCGACGAGAACGTCCTCCGCCAGGTGCTGACCCAGGTCGACACCGGTTGGGACACCGCCGAACTGCGCGCCAACGTCGCCACCTCCCCGGGCACCTCGCCATCGCTGATGCTGTTCACCGCGACGGCGCCGACCAGCGAGCAGGCCGAGGGGGTGGCCCGCGCGATGGTCACCGCGATCTCGGCGGCGTCGGTGTCCAACCATGCCCGCGACATCAGCAGGCAGGTCGATCAGCTCCGCGCCCAGGTCACCGCCGAACGCGCACGCAACCGTGCACTCCCCGATCGCGGCGACTCGAAATCGGAGTCGAATGCGACCCTCGCCGACCTCAACGCCCAGTTGACCCGTTTGCAGAACTCCTCGACGGACACCCTCACGATCCTCGCCGCGCCGTCGGCCGGTGAGAAGCCGGTCGCCCCCAACCCCGGACAGGAGGGTGCCGTGGCCGGCCTGGCGGCGGCGATCGTCGCCGCCGAGATCCTGGTGCTGGTCCGGGGCCGATCCGGACGCCGTCCCAACCCGATCTGGGCGCGCCGCATCGCCCACCGGTACGGCGCTCACCTCACCTACGGCAAGCCCGGCGAGCCTGCGTTGCCCGCGACGCTGTTACCGGCTCTCGCCCAGCGTCATCGGCGGGCTCAGGTCGCGCTGATCCTGACCGGGGACGCCGTGCACATCGACGGCCTCGTCGACACCCTGATCCCCGCCGAGGACGACGCGAGCGCCGGACACCCCATGCGCGTGGAGCATCTCGCGCTCACCGATCCGTGGTGGCAGCGCCTCGATCCCGCCCAGCTCGCCTTGGCGGTGGTCGTCGTCTCGGACGCGGAGAACGATCGCGAACCCGTCGAACAGGCACTGACACAACTGGCCGCGATCGGGGTGACCCGGCACCTCGTCGTGCAACGATCGGCCACCCGCGCACCCGGCCGGCCGGCCGATCGGCTCCTGCCCGCCACCCTGCGCGGCGCCGATGCGGCCGGTTACGAGCCGTTCCCGAGCGGAGACGTACCCACCGAACACGTTCGGGCCGAGGGCCGGACGCCCATGACGCGTACGCCGTCGCACGAGGCCTCGGCCGGTGTCCCGTTCGACTCGGACCGATTCCGTGTACCTCCCCGAGATGCGGACAGCCATGCGCGGTGACCGCATCGCCCGTGACCGCATCGCCATCGTCCACGAGCGCCTCACCGAGATCGCCGGGTCGGAACACGTCGTCGAACAGCTGGCTGCCACGTGGCCACGGGTCGAGGTCCACGCGCCGATCGCGCGGGCCGCGGGCATCCCGGCCGGGCTGACCGAGCCGCCGATCACCACCTCCCTCGACCGTGCCTACCGGATGCTCGGCGAACGCAGTTACGCGCCGCTGCTGCCGTTGATGCCCATGGCGTTTCGGCGGATGCCGCTGCGCGATGCCTCCGCGGTCGTGGCCAGCCATCACGCCTTCGCCACGCAGTCGGTGTTCGCGACGCAGGCCCCTGTCATCGCCTACGTGCACAGCCCGGCGCGGTGGGCGTGGGACCCGTCGCTGCGGGCCGGCGAAGGCGGTGGCGCCGCCGGTGCCGCCATCCTGTCGGCGCTGTCGGTGGTTGCCCGCCGGTGCGAGATCGGTGCTGCGCCACGCCTGCACACCGTCGTCGCGAACTCGTCGGCGGTGGCCGCACGCATCCGCGAGCACTGGGGACGCGACGCGATCGTGGTGCACCCGCCCGTCGACCTCGACGGTTTCACCCCCGACCCCGCGGTGCCGCGTGAGGACTTCTATCTGCTCGCCGGGCGCCTCGTCCCGTATAAGCGGCCCGACATCGCGATCGCCGCGGCCGCGAAGGCCGACGTGCGGCTCGTGGTCGCCGGCGACGGCCGCGCCATGGAGCAGTGTCGCGAACTCGCCGGTCCCAGAACGACATTCCTCGGCCGGGTCCCCCACGAGACGTTGCTGAACCTGCACCGCAGCGCCCGCGCGGTCCTGATGCCCGGCATCGAGGACTTCGGCATCGTGCCGGTGGAGGCCATGGCAACCGGGACACCGGTCATCGCCCTCGGCGAAGGCGGGGCCCTCGACACCGTCATACCCGAGTCGACCGGGCTGCTCATCGAGCCGGGCACCGACGACGAGATCATCGAGCGACTCGCGAAGTCGTTGCGCGAGTTCGCCGTCGAGGACTACGACCGCACCGTGATCCGCGCCTGGGCCGAGAGGTTCCGCCGGGAACGTTTCCGCGACGAGATGCGCGAGGTCGTCGATGCGGCGCTCTGAGTCGGAGACGACGACAACCCGTGCGTCCGTACTGGATCGGGCGTTGTCGACGTCGCGGACCATCTCGGTGACCGGACCGATGGCACCCCTGGACCTCGATCGCATCCGCGAGCGGCTGGCCCAGGCCTGGACCCCGAAGTCGCGTCTGACGCTCGTGCCCGACCCGTCGTCGTCCACGTGGGTCCACGACGCGGCGAACCCGCCCCGGGTGTCCGAGCGCCCCGATCTCGCGGATCTGCCCGTCGGCGAGATCATGATGCGCCTGCGCGCCGCGCCCGAACCCCTGCCACGTCTGGAGGTACTGGTCTGCGGCCCGTGGCTGGTCATCGACCACACCCACGGCATGGGCGACGGCCGACTCGGCATCGAACAGATCGCCGGGGTGGCCAGTCGCCATGAGTTCCCGATGGCCCAGCGGTTCGAGAAGTCGCTGCCCGCCGGCGCGGCCTGGCAGGCGCTGCGTCGCCACGTCCTGCGCCACCCGCGTCGTATCCGCGACATCGTCGCGTTGCGTTCGGCCAACGCCGCGCCCCCCGAGGCGAATACCGATGTCGCGCAACGCACCATCACCGACTGGCAGTCGTCGCGTAGCGCCGTCACCGCCTCGATGTCCGCCCGGTGCGTCACCGAGGTGAAGCAGGCGATCACCGACACCGGGGTGCGGATGTCCTCGGCGGCGGTGACCGTCGCGCTGTGGCGGGCGGCGCTCACCGCCCACGGCGTCGCCGTCGACGACAGCACCCAGATCCTCTTCGACTGCCGGCGATACCTCGATCCCGCCCACGCCGACGCCCACGGCAACTTCGCGGTGGGCATCCCGGTCCGCTTCCCGGCCGCCGCGACGCCCATGGAGATCGGCGACCGAATCCGTGCGGTCGCCGAATCGGGCTGGCCGGCAGCGATCCTGGCGTCGGGCGAAGTGCGTGAACGCTTGCGCCCGTCGACGACGCCGGCTGCCGCCGGATCGATCACCGTGCCGGATCGGTTGCGGCTGTCGGTCAGCGACCTGGGCCGGGTCGGGATCTTCGGCGACCTGCAGTGGGATTCGTCGGCGGCGTCGCATCACCTGTTCGCCTATGTCGAGCCCGACGGCCCCGACGCGGCGAGCATGCTCGTCAGCGAGATCGACGGTGCCCGCAGTTTCACGACGACGTTCTGCGACGCCTTCATCGGACGTCCGGAGATCGAAGCGGCGCTGGAGACCCTGTGCGAGCATCCGGTGTCGTTGTTGCAGCAGCTGCTCGAGCGGTCATGAGGCGGCGGGCCGCCTCTCCCGGAATCCTCCTCGCCGTCGCGCTTCTCACCGTTTTCTGCGCGACGGCATGTTCGGCGGGCAGCGCGCCCGGGCCGGCGTCGGCATCGTCGCCGGGAGATCTGGTCGGCGCGCCGATCGCGACCGACGCCTACGGCTCGCTCGAGCGGATCGCCGACCGGTCCGTGCGGTTCCGCTATCAGTCGACCGACCCGGGCACCGACCGACTGGTACCGGTGTCGGCAGCGGCATTCGTGCCGCGCGGACCCGCACCGGCGGGCGGATGGCCGGTGCTCGCCCTGGGGCATCCGACGACCGGGGTGGCAGGCGACTGCGCACCGTCGCTGTACGGCAACCTGCTGGGGACCATCGACCTCGTCGCCACCCTGCTCGAACAGGGCTTCGTCGTCGTGCAATCGGACTATCAGGGTCTCGGCACACCGGGCGCCCATCGATATCTGGACCCGCTGCCGGCCGCCTACAACATCATCGACTCGGTACGCGCGGTGCGTGCGGTCATCGACGACACCGCCGACCAGTGGTGGGGTTTCGGCGTGTCCCAGGGAGGTCATGCGGTGTTCCGGGCCAACGAGATCGCGACGACCTACGGTTCCGGGCTGCGTTTGCGGGGGACGGTCAGCATGAGCCCCGTACTCGACATCCGGCCCCTGGCCGACGCGATGGCGAACGGCACGCTTTCCTCCGCGCAGATCTCGTTCCTGCCGATCGTCCTGACGGGACTGAAGACGGTCCACCCGGAACTCGACATCGACGACTACGTGCGCGGCCCTCTCCGCGAGACCTTCGGGGTCTTCCTCGAATGCAACGACGCGGCGATGGTGCAGAAGCAGGACATCGTCGATGTCACCGAGCCCGAGGACTATCGACCCGTCGACGACGCGGCCGCCGAACGCCTCCGCGGGTGGCTCGGCGAGGCGAGCCTTCCGCAGGGGCGCGCCTCGGCGCCGATGCTCATCGCCTACAGCACACAGGACACCGTGATCCCGCCGAAGTGGACGGCGACAGCCATTCGGCAGGCCTGCCGGATGGGCGATGACATCACTGCGGTCACGGTGAGCCGACAACCGCACGGCATACTCGACATCGGTTCCGCAGCAGCGGACTGGGTTGAAGCCGTCGATTCGGGGCGTCCGACGCCGAGCACATGTGCCTGATGCGGGCATGTCGCCTCGCCGGACACCGGGGCTTCAGGAGGGGTTGTACATGAGTTCGAACATCGAGAACGGCGTCGACGCGCCGGAGATCATCGCGGCCGCGGGTGACGCGGTCCCACCGGCCGGAGCGACGGCGTCGGAAACAACAGGATCGGAAGTGCGGGCGGGAGAGACGTTGTCCGCGCTGTTCGCCGATTCTCCCGACGAGGCCGTGGTCGCCGTACTCCAAGCCCTGCGCGGCAACGACACGGCCATCGCGCCGACGCTGCGCGCCGTTCTCGCGGATCCGGACCGCATCCGTGCGATCGAGGACAGCGGGTTGCTCGACGGCACCCCGAATCCCGGCCTCGACGAAGCGGTTCGGCTGACCGTCGATGCCCTCGGCGTGCCGTATGCAGCGGTCAACGTCATCACCGCCGACGGCCAGACGCAGGCGGCGCTCGCCTGGAGCGCCGGGGACGTCGAGGGTTCCCGCACCAGGCCGCTGCTCGATTCACTGTGCGTCCTCGCGGTCGCGAGCGGTTCGCCGCTCGTCATCGACGACATCGCCGATCATCCGGTGTTGTCCGGCCATTCGACCGCCACCAAGGGCGAGGTCACGGCGTACATCGGTATCCCGCTGGCGGACAACGACGGTCATGTGATCGGCACATTCTGCGCCTCGGACTCCGCACCGCACCATTGGTCGGCCACCGAAGTGCAACTCATCTCCGACCTCTCGGTTGTGGTTCGGGAGCTGATCTTCGGGGCCTGATCTTCGGGGCCTGAGCGCCGTCGATTGCTGCGGCGGCGCCGTGATGAGGAAATCGCCACCGCGACACGAGCACCGCAGGTGAGCGCGAGGTTGTTACATAGCCTTACAATCGTCGGGACGGGGGGACCGTTCATGCGGATGGAGTGCCCTTGTCGACCCGTTTGTCTCCGGTCGAGATCTCGCCGACGACACGTGACGCCGTGCCCGAGGCGACCAGATCTCGGCGCACGTTCGGAGATCTGATCCGCGACGATCCCCTGAGCACGATCGTCACCGTGTCCATCGACGTGTTGTCCTCGTCGATCGCCACGACGATGGGTGTCTGGTGGGTGATCCACCGCCAGCCCGAGTACCCGGCGGTGGGAGCACTTGCTCTGTACACGCCGGTCCTGGTGATGATCTTCGCGCTTCGCGGGGTCTACCGCCGCGGTCTCAACCGACGGTTCCTCGACGAGGTCGGTCGAGTCATGACCTGTTGCACCGTGGCCGCGATGATCCTGCTCTGTGGCCTGCTCCTACTCGGGCTCGACGAGCAGCCCGGTGCCGCGCTGACGAAGCTCTGGCTATCGGCGATCTTCTGGGTGCCGTTCGCGCGGTTGCTGCGCGACGTCATCCAGCGCAGTCTGCGCAAACACGGCCACCTACTGTCCCCCACCCTGATCATCGGCGACGGCCCGGTGACCGCTCAGGTGGTGGGGCGGATGGTTGCCGCGCCCGAACACGGGCTCCGGCCGGTGGGCATCCTGGCGGCCGGCGCACCTCCCCGACTCGATCGCGACGACGGCCCCACCAACGAGATCCCCCAGCTCGGCGGTGTCGACGACCTCGACGAGGCCATCCGGGTCACCGGTGCCGAGATCCTCGTCGTCGCCTTCGCGGTCACCAACGTCGAACGCCTGACCGCCTCGGTCCGCATCGCACACCGCCACGGGATCAAGGTCTGGATCGTGCCGCGCATGTTCGACGTCATCGGGAGGCGCAGCCGGATCGACCACATCGGTGGACTCCCGCTCATGTCGGTGCCCCACACCAGCCCGCGAGGCTGGCAATTCCGTACCAAGCACATCGGCGACCGCGTCGTCGCCGGCATGATCCTGGTGGCCATCGCACCGCTGTTCCTGACCCTCATGCTGTTGGTGCGTCTGAGTTCACCGGGCCCCATCTTCTTCGCCCAGCCACGGGTCGGCCGCAACGCGAAGGTGTTCAACTGCCTCAAGTTCCGCTCGATGCGTCCCGAAGATCCAGAGGCCGAGAAGTTCCGGCCGACCGACGGCAGCGCACCCGGCGGCGTCGAGGGAGTGGATCGACGAACCAAGATCGGCAAGATCATGCGGTCGACGTCGATGGACGAGTTGCCGCAGTTGCTCAACGTGATCCGCGGCGACATGAGCCTCGTCGGGCCGCGACCCGAACGGCCCGAGTACGTATCGCTGTTCGAGGTGCAGATCCGGCGCTACGGGGAGCGGCACCGTGTCAAGGCAGGCGTCACCGGCTGGGCGCAGGTCCACGGCCTCCGCGGCCAGACATCGATCGCCGACCGCGCCGAATGGGACAACTACTACATCGAGAACTGGTCGCTGTGGCTCGACATAAAGATCCTGCTGCTGACGGTGTTGGCAGTACTCAAACGTGCCGAGTGACCGTGCCTCGGCGCCCTGCCGGCCAGGCACCCCGACGGTCGGCCGTGTCACTGTCGTACCTGCCGAGCGGACCCCCTGTGGCGCGCACAGCGCTGTCCGGGGCACGTGACCTGAAGAGCATCACGGATACGGACGGCGCGTGTCATACGCGGGCCGGTCGGGCATGCGGCCGGGGTCGTCGGCAACGACGACGATGACCGTGCGGACAACGACCACGAGCAGGACGATGCCGCTCGCGATCGCGAGCAGCACTGCGGTCATGACAACCTCCTTCGGACGAAACACGCTGTGTCGTAGGGTCACTCGGCGTGCGCGCCGTGGCGGCTCGTCACCGGCATCTCCTGGCCCATCCGATCGCCGCCCATGGTGGCGTACCTGTCCACCCCGGCGCCACTGATTTACCGCCCTCACCAACCGCAGCGGATCAGCGACGGGAACGGCCCGATGGGTATTTCTTCCGGCAACGGGCAGCCGGTGTACCCCGCCGAAGAATCGGCGAGAATTCGTCCCATTTTTGTTTCAGCGAGCCGAGATGCCCGGCGGCTCAGGGGAACACCGGCGTTCGTCCGATCAGACGCAAGACTAAGGAAAGTCACATTCATGCCGGAATTGCCGCTATGGTCCGTATGAATGCACGCACCTCATCGGCCGATTCTCGAGGAACCGGGTCTCCGCTCATCTACGAGTGCATGTCCATTTCTTCAGCAGGAGTAAGCATGCGCGTGTCTCGAACCCATCGCACCAGGATGCTCGCGGCAGCGGCGGGTGTCAGCCTCGTTCTCTACGGCGGCAACGCGCCGGCACTCGCCGACGACCACGACGCCGGCGGCGGTGCATCGACCTCGAGCGGGTCCGCGGATTCGACGGCCGGCGATGACGCGGACCCGACACCTCCCGACTCATCAGATGCGGACGACACGGCCGACAGCCCGGGTTCGGACACAGCAGAGGACCCTGCCGGCACCGACACCCCACCCGATGACGAAACGGTCCCGGCCGCACCCGAACCCACCACCGAGACACCACCGGCCACCGACACACCACCGCACGCCGCCCCGGAGCCCACCTCGTCGGCACCACAACCGGATTCGGCAGCACAACCGGATTCCGCAGCACCAGAGCAGACCCCGGCCGTCGACGACGGGTCCGGAGACCTCGCGAACACTCCCGACGCGACGGACAGCGGCACCACCGCGCCCGAACCCGACGGTGCCGAGAACGACAGTGCTGACAACGGCGGCGCCGGGACCACTCCGGTCTCCTCGCCGCAACCGGCGGCCATCTCGACGCCGACGATCACCGCCACCACGACAGTGAGCAGCGGCCCGCCGACGAGCACCACGACGCCGGAGAACCTCGGCGTGATCGGTCTCTTCGCCCTGCTGGGCAGCCCGTTCCTGAACGGCGGAACCACGGCACCGACCAACCCGCTGCAGTGGGCGCTGCTGTGGTGGACCCGCCGGTTCGCGAATGCGCAACCGGTCAGCGCCGGAATGCCGACCGTGTCACCCCTCACCGGCGGCCAGGTCACCGGCGATCTGAACATCGTCGACCACGACAACTCCCTCGGCTACACCGTCACCGACGGACCCGCGAGCGGTGTCGTGACCATCAACCCGGACGGCACGTTCACCTACACCCCATCGGCAACCCTCGTGCGTGATGGCGGCACCGACACGTTCACGGTGACGGCGAGCGACGCGGGTCACCCCCACATCCATGGATTGGCCGGGCTGCTCCGCGGCCTGTTCACCGGCGACGCCGGACACACCACGACCACCACGGTCACGGTGCAGATCGACCAGGGTGACATCCCCTCCGTCCCCGTCACCGACCCCCCGGACCCAGAGACTGGTGCGGTGTCCGGCTCGCTGACCGACGTCGTCGCGGGCCCCGGCGCAGGCACGCCGAGCTTCTCCGGTCCGTCCACATCCACCAACGGCGGCACCGTCGTCGTCAACGCCGACGGCACCTACACCTACACCCCGACCGACGCCCTCCGCCATGCGGCCGCCTCCGGGACAAGCACTGCCGCAGACCGGTTCGACACCTTCGAGGTCGTCGTGAGCGACGGTGTCCGCACGCGGACCATCAATATCGTCGTCCCGATCGACCCGGCCAATGACGCGCCGGAGGTCTCTCTCGTCGACAGATCCACTCCCGCAGCCGGCACCGGCGCAGTAACCGGGCGGGTCGGCGGTACTGACGCCGACGGAGACACACTCACCTTCACCGGCGGCACCACCAGCGCCGGCGGCGGCACCGTCGCCGTCCGCGCCGACGGCAGATTCACCTATACCCCCACCCACA
It contains:
- a CDS encoding Ig-like domain-containing protein gives rise to the protein MRVSRTHRTRMLAAAAGVSLVLYGGNAPALADDHDAGGGASTSSGSADSTAGDDADPTPPDSSDADDTADSPGSDTAEDPAGTDTPPDDETVPAAPEPTTETPPATDTPPHAAPEPTSSAPQPDSAAQPDSAAPEQTPAVDDGSGDLANTPDATDSGTTAPEPDGAENDSADNGGAGTTPVSSPQPAAISTPTITATTTVSSGPPTSTTTPENLGVIGLFALLGSPFLNGGTTAPTNPLQWALLWWTRRFANAQPVSAGMPTVSPLTGGQVTGDLNIVDHDNSLGYTVTDGPASGVVTINPDGTFTYTPSATLVRDGGTDTFTVTASDAGHPHIHGLAGLLRGLFTGDAGHTTTTTVTVQIDQGDIPSVPVTDPPDPETGAVSGSLTDVVAGPGAGTPSFSGPSTSTNGGTVVVNADGTYTYTPTDALRHAAASGTSTAADRFDTFEVVVSDGVRTRTINIVVPIDPANDAPEVSLVDRSTPAAGTGAVTGRVGGTDADGDTLTFTGGTTSAGGGTVAVRADGRFTYTPTHTMRHAAAVPGASATDTFTVTVSDGHGGSTTLTVDVVISPTNTVPVAPGYYSQTADGTTGTLVGQVYGADADGDTLTFSGGPTSARGGTVAVNADGTFTYTPTPEMRHAAAVPGASTTDTITVTVSDGHGGTTTVGIHVSISRSNTAPAFIGSTHDATDRATGTVTGYVRGIDSDGDTLSFTGVTTSAGGGTVVVHADGRFTYTPSPEMRHAAAVPGASTTDTFTGTIDDGHGGTVAYEVQLTIVPANSVPTVSTWTIYLHEFHQSRISTAYLGVVDGDMDPVQISVYGATPGEHPNTFIVDRGVVNITSSGDFRFVPTAAAVAHATSPGATLADRYAPVIFKLDDGHGGSNYYLLPFPLVSFDEYHLVFYGHIDAPEPTSDGGSAVLS
- a CDS encoding sugar transferase; translated protein: MSTRLSPVEISPTTRDAVPEATRSRRTFGDLIRDDPLSTIVTVSIDVLSSSIATTMGVWWVIHRQPEYPAVGALALYTPVLVMIFALRGVYRRGLNRRFLDEVGRVMTCCTVAAMILLCGLLLLGLDEQPGAALTKLWLSAIFWVPFARLLRDVIQRSLRKHGHLLSPTLIIGDGPVTAQVVGRMVAAPEHGLRPVGILAAGAPPRLDRDDGPTNEIPQLGGVDDLDEAIRVTGAEILVVAFAVTNVERLTASVRIAHRHGIKVWIVPRMFDVIGRRSRIDHIGGLPLMSVPHTSPRGWQFRTKHIGDRVVAGMILVAIAPLFLTLMLLVRLSSPGPIFFAQPRVGRNAKVFNCLKFRSMRPEDPEAEKFRPTDGSAPGGVEGVDRRTKIGKIMRSTSMDELPQLLNVIRGDMSLVGPRPERPEYVSLFEVQIRRYGERHRVKAGVTGWAQVHGLRGQTSIADRAEWDNYYIENWSLWLDIKILLLTVLAVLKRAE
- a CDS encoding GAF domain-containing protein, with the protein product MSSNIENGVDAPEIIAAAGDAVPPAGATASETTGSEVRAGETLSALFADSPDEAVVAVLQALRGNDTAIAPTLRAVLADPDRIRAIEDSGLLDGTPNPGLDEAVRLTVDALGVPYAAVNVITADGQTQAALAWSAGDVEGSRTRPLLDSLCVLAVASGSPLVIDDIADHPVLSGHSTATKGEVTAYIGIPLADNDGHVIGTFCASDSAPHHWSATEVQLISDLSVVVRELIFGA